Genomic DNA from Candidatus Neomarinimicrobiota bacterium:
GAATAAATATTTTTAATAATTTTATGTTTTTGAGAAAAGATTTTAATTCTACTTCTAAATTACTTATTCTTTTCTCATCTTCAATTAATTTATTTAAAAAATAGTTGCCCTTTTCTGTCTCCATATCTAACTTTTTGCTCATTTTAACCTCCTGCATTATTTATCATTTTAATTTACTATAATTTCCAAAAACATTCATCTTATTATGAACACATAATATCTACAATAGACTTACCCGAAAAATTGTGTATAACATTAAATTTTATCATAGTCTTCAGAGCAGGGAGTGTCCCAATTTTTTTATAAATGGGATAAAGAAAATATCTTTCTTACTGTTTCTTACTCGCGTAAATACATTCTATGAGTTACGCTTAACCATTTAACAAACGGAGGTATTTACCATGAAATTAGAGAAAGCCATCATCGAGAAACTGGAAAAGGATCTGGAAACTGTCAAAACTATGGATGACTTGCCTGGTAAAAATGGCGTCATTAAAAGGCTAAACATACGCTTAACAGAACAAATGCTACAGTATGAACGTTATCAGAAGAGAGAGCATCAGGGTAGCAACTTACGCAATGGTATTCGAAGAATCCCTTCGGGAGTAGTACCAAAAATCTAAAAGGAGAATATGGTAGTATTGCAATATCCGAAGGATCTCTTTTGAGACAAGTTCACCTGAACCGTGAAGGTGAATTTGAACCATTGCTGATTGCCAAGCACAAATGTGAATTTGGTGATCTGGTTTGAAGAATCCCTTCGGGAAAGGTAAGATTCTCTCTTTGTATGCCAAATGGATGAGTGTATCCGTTCGAAGAATCCCTTCGGGATAGGATCCCTATTCGGGACGGGATATCCAGGAGCATTTATTCGAAGAATCCCTTCGGGACAAGACCTTCATGGACTGGAGTTATCCACTGTCTTCATTAGTCGTCTTACCGATAGGGTGCTTCAAGAAGTCTCCGTAGGATCCCTATTCGGGAAAAGACTGGCAACAGCATCCGTTAGAGTCGGTTTATGTTATTGGTATATTTTGATGCTATTCACTATAAGATTCGCAGTGATGGGAAAGTTCAAACCAGGTCTGCCTATACCTGTCTGTGTATTGATGTTCAGTGGCAACGGGATTTATTGGGTATCTGGATTGGTGAGAGTGTTCGAAGAATCCCTTCGGGAAAGGAGCACATTTCTGGTTGTCGGTGTTAACTGAATTACAGAACCGTGGTGTAGAAGATGTTTTAATTGCTTGTTTAGGTGGTTTAAAGAGATTCCTGGAAGCCATTGAGAGTGTTTTCTCACAAACACGTGCACAATTCTCGAAGAAATGGAAAGAGCCATTGTTTGTTTTTATTCTAAGACAAACAATGGCTCTTTAACTTACCAAACTTTAGTTTATTGTTCATAATCTGGATTCCGCCCCGCTTTAAGATTGACTGAAATTTCCTGTTCAGGTATAGGTAGTAGTTTATAGCGAGGGTCCCATGGCTGTCTATTTACATACTGTAGTTGGGGGTATTTTGTTTTTAATTCGTCAATCTTATCTATAACAGCATCAAGTATATTTTTTACCTGATCTACTTCCATTTTACCATTCTTCAACCATCTCATTAGATCCAGATAACGCCATCCTTCAAAAGCAAGTTCCATCTGTCGTTCTTTGACTATTGTATCAAAATCAACCTGGGACACAGGATCTAAACTGGCTCTTTCTCTTACCTGATTAATATACATGGTTGCTTTGCTAGAATTTCCACTAAATAAATTAGCTTCAGCAGCCATAAGTAATACATCAGCGTAACGCATATATCTATAATTTGTACCATAATTCAATTCGGCGACTGGGCCGCCTGTTTCAGATTCCCATGTGCCATAT
This window encodes:
- a CDS encoding transposase, with amino-acid sequence MLLVYFDAIHYKIRSDGKVQTRSAYTCLCIDVQWQRDLLGIWIGESVRRIPSGKEHISGCRC